The following DNA comes from Hyalangium ruber.
AACGTCACCTTCCTGCAGTCCGGGCTCTATCCTGTCGAGGTCCTCTACGCGCAGGGCACGGATCACGCGGCCCTCGAGATGTCGCTCTTCGAGGGAGTTTTTTCTGATTTCGAGCAGACAGCAGCCACCTCGGCCTCTCTGAGGCAAGCCGATTTTCTTCTCGTTTCGCCTGAGAAGTTCTTCCAGACGGAAACCGGGCGCCCGTCTGGCACACCTACCGCGCCACAAGATCTCAACCAGTGCGCACAGTGCAACCGCGCCAATGCGAATACGCCCGGCAACGGTGGCTGTGGCCTGAACTCCGGCTTCTACTGCAACGGTGCCGCGCTGTGCGCCCCCTGTGACACCTCCCGGGTCTGTGGCCCGTCCTGTTCTCCCTGTGGCGCCAGCACCCCCAACTGCATCAACGTCAACGGCACCTTTACCTGCGTCGAATGCACCGTCGACGGCCAGTGCCCCAACGGCCGCTGCGACCCCTCCACCAACACCTGCAAGGGCTGCAACGACGACGCCGACTGTCCTCAAACCGGCCGCTGTGACACCGCCACCAACACCTGCCAGGGCTGCAACGACGACACCGACTGTCCCGCCGACCAGGTCTGTGACGTCCCCAATGCCACCTGCGTCGAGTGCAACCGCGACGAGGACTGTCCCCCCGACGAGGTCTGCGCCCCCGAGTTCAAGGAGTGCCGCGAGTGCAACCAGGACTCCGAATGCGAGCGCGGCAAGAGCTGCTCCAATCACCAGTGCGTCACCTGCTCCACCAACGACAGCTGCGCCGGCAACTCCTGCAACTGCTGCCCCGGTAACACCCAGTGCGCCTCCCCCACCCCGGGTGCCTCCCCCTCCTGCGTCGAATGCACCACCGACAGCCAGTGCCTCGGCGGCCAGAAGTGCGACACCATCAACGGCCGCTGTGTCGACACCGTCCCGGAGTGCAACACCTCCGACCGCTGCGGCGCCGAATGCGTGAAGTGCCCCACCGAGCGCCCCTTCTGTCTCGATGGCCAGGTCTGCGTCACCTGCCGCAATGACCTCGAGTGCGGCAGCGGCCAGTTCTGTCTCAGCGGGGAGTGCGCCTCCTGCACCACCGACCGCCACTGCGGCTCCCGCTGCGAGGCCTGTGAGCCGGCCACCCCCTTCTGTCTCACCGACGGCACCACCGCCGGCAGCGCCTGCGTGGCCTGCCGCAACAACTCCGACTGCGGCACCGGCGGCCAGTGCAACCCCGCCACCTTCACCTGCACCAACCCCACCGGCTGTGAACAGAACTGCGCCGAGCAGGGCCTGGTCTGCAACGGCTCGGCCTGTGTCCAGTGCTTCGCCGACGCCCACTGCCCCTGCGGTGGCTCCTGCGACCTGAGCACCAACACCTGCACCGAGCAGTGTGAAGACAGCGGCGACTGCCTCGGCGTCGAGTACTGCTCTCCCCTCACCCAGGAGTGCGAGCGAGGCCGCCGCAAGCCGGGCACCTCGCCTCAAGGCGGCTCGTTCTGCTGCGAGACGACCACCGCCGACCTCACCTCCACCGGCACCGGCGCCTTCCTCGCCATGCTCCTGGTGGGCTTCCTCCTCCTGCACTCCCGCCGCTCTCTATGAAGCGCTCGCTCACCACGGCCCTCGCCCTGGCGCTGGGCCTTGCCGCCACCGCCGCCACCGCGCAGGACGCGCGCTTCGATGTCCAGCTCTTCCGGCCCTCCGGAGCCCCTCAAGACGTGGTGATGGTGGGCCAATCCCGGCCCCTCGCGCACATGTCCGCCTCCGGCGGCTTCTTCCTCAACTTCTCGCTCGACCCGCTGGTGCTGGTGAACAAGTCGGGCGACTCCTCCAAGAAGGTGCTCAGCCTCGTCGGCAACCGCCTCCAGCTCGACGCCATGGCCACCGTGGGCGTCTTCGACTGGGCCGAGCTGGGCGTGGACATGCCCCTGGTGCTCGCCCAGGGCGGCGACAACCTGGAGGCCATCGGCTCCGAGGGCGCCATCAAGGGCTATGTCCTCGGAGACCTGCGCCTCACCGGCAAGGTCGCCGTCCCCGGCCTGCGGCGCCGCCCCGAGGACTCCGGCCTGGGCGCCGCCATCACCTTCGGCCTCGGCCTTCCCACCGGAGACCAGGAGGCCTTCGCCAGCGACGGCGAGCTCACCTACTCCCCCGGCCTGCTGGTGGACTACCGCTTCGAGAGCGGCATCCTCCTGTCCGGCACCGCCGGCCTCTGGGACCGCCCGGACCGCGTCTTCAATGGCACCACCGTCGGGGACATGGCCCCCTTCGGCATCGCCGCCGAGGTCCCCATCCTCCGCGGCTCCGGCATCACCGCCGTGGGCATGGTCCACGGCGCCGTCGGGCTCGACAAGCTGCCCGACGAGCCGCGCAACATCCCCGCCGAGCTGCTCTTCGGCCTGCGCTGGTACAGCTCCACCGGCCTCACCTTCACCGTCGGCGGCGGTGGCGGGTGCGGCTGCTCGCTCCAGGCCCCTTCGCTGCGCTTCTTCACCTCCATCGTCTGGGTGCCCGCCAAGACGGCCGAGTGGGAGGCCATCGAGAAGTTCAAGGAGCCGCCCGAGCCGCCTCCTCCGCCTCCGCCCGACTCGGATGGGGACTCCGTCACCGACGACCTCGACGTGTGCCCCAAGGAGCCGGGCCGTGCCGACCGTGGCGGCTGCCCCATTCGTGACGCCGACGGCGATGGCGTGGAGGACTCGCTCGATAAGTGTCCCCAGGTCGCCGCCGGTCCCGACGGCAAGGGCGGCTGCCCGCTGGTCCGCATCCAGGGCAACAAGATCCTCATCCTGGAGCAGGTGAACTTCGCCACCGACCAGGACGTCATCCTCTCCGAGTCCTTCCCCATCCTCGAGGAGGTCTCCCAGGTGCTCAAGACGCACCCGGAGATCAACCGCCTCCTGGTCGAGGGCCACACGGACGCGCGCGCCAGCGATGACTACAACCTGGACCTGTCCAACCGCCGCGCGGCCAGTGTGCGCCGCTACCTGGAAGAGAGCGGCGTGTCCACCGAGCGCCTGTGCTCGCAGGGCTTCGGTCGGACCAAGCCCCTGGCGGAGAACGACACCGAGGAGGGCATGGCCCTCAACCGGCGCGTCGAGTTCACCATCCTCCCGCCCGCCGCCGAGGGTGAGCCCCGCTGCCCCGGCGACCCCGTGGAGAAGCCCGGCAAGAAGAAGGGCGGCAAGCGCGCTCCCGCGTCCACGCCGCTTCCCGCCCCGACGAAGCCCGCCGAGAAGCCGTAGCGGCGGAGCTTCTCAGCGGGCGGACGGCGCCCGGGGCCTCATGCTTCGACGTTCCATTGGAGCAGGGGGCCCCGGTGGGTTCGCGCCCCCAGGCCCAGCGCGACGGGTGGGACGTAGAGCCCCAGTTGCTCGCGCTTCCACCACGCCCCCGTGCTCCGCCGCGTGGCCGGGTCCGTCATCCGGTAGTCGTACAGCACCGCGCGCACATACCGGGGCGGGCGCTCGGGGAACGGGTTGCGCTCGAGGAGCGCCAACACCTCCGGCGAGCCCTCCAGCAGCCGCACCAGCAGCGACAGGAACCAGCTGGGCGGCGAGCCCAGGGCCGCGAACCACATCTGCCAGTCCAGGCGCGGCTGGTGCGGGGCCACCTGCCGGGGCGCCTGGTCCAGCCGCGACACCTTGTAGCGGAACGGGTACTCGCGCCAGTGCTCTCCATCCTCCGAGCCCTCGATGGAGATCTCCGGCCGCTCCACCGTCATCACGCTGAACAAGCCATAGGAGTTCACCGCGCGCAGTGGACGCGCCCACTCCTCCAGGCGCTCCAGGGCCCGTGGGAGCTGCCGGGGCAGTCCGAAGCGGGCGAGCAGCTCCCTGGCGCCGAGCACGAGCAGCGGCAGGGCCGCCGCGCCTCCCAGGAGCGTGCGCCAGAGCGGCCGAGGACGCGCGGGCTCCACGGGGCCGAGGGGCAACACGCGCGCGAGGGCCTCGTCGTCCAACAACCACAGGCCGAGCACGAGCGACTGGAGGTTGAAGAAGCCGTAGTTGCCCGTGGCGAAGATGGTCCCCTGCAGCAGGCCGAAGAGCGCGAAGGCGAGCTGGCGGGGGCGCCTCGGCAGGAGGGTCAGCACCGGCACCGCGGTCTCCATCACCAGGGTGGCCGCCGTGGAGGCCTTCTGCAGGCGCTGGGGCAGCTGGTGGGCGTACCAGCCGCCACGCGTGGGCAGGGGCGCCGTCTCATAATAGTGGTTGCACGCGGTCAGCTCCCGCCAGGTCCGGTCTCCGGACTGGAGCTTGCTGAGGCCCGAGCCCAGGTAGAGGCGCAACAGGAGCGCCCGGAAGAGCGCCACGTCCAGCGCGGAGGGCGACTCCCGCCCCAACCCGGGCCGCACGCCGCCCGGCGCCGTCACCACCGCGAGCAGCCCCATCTCCAGCAGCAGGGCATCCCACTGGAAGGAGAGGAACTCGCGGCCCACCGAGACATAGGAGAGGTACAGGGCCCACAGCAGGGCCGCGCTCGTCCTCGGCGCGACATTGAAGAGCAACGCCAGCGACAGCAGCTGTCCGGCCCGGGCGCCGCGCACCAGCGCCGCATCGGACGCGTCCAGCCAGAACACCGAGGGCAGCAGGTGGAAGCGCTCCTTCCCCAGTGTCTGGAGCTGCTCCGAGCCCACCCAGTCCTTCACCGGGCGGATGCCCCGCGAGCCGAAGAGCCCCGGCACCTGCCGGCCCAGCGAGGTGAATGCGATGAGGAAGGTGCCTCCGAGCAACCTCAGGAACAGCCACCGCACCTGGCGATAGTCGGCGGGCCCCACGTAGCGCCGCCCATAAAGGAGTCGATCCAGCCGCGAGGCCTGGACTCGGTGGCTCGCGATGACGCGGTACACCCCCCGGGTGACCGAGCGCACGCCCGGGAGCAATCCCAACCGCGCGGCCCAGCGTGTCCCGCGTCGAGGCGACGAGAGGAGCATGCGGAAAGCGGCCTCGGCTCCCTGGAAGACAGCGCCGGAGGGCTCGATGAGCTGCATCGCACGCCGCGCCTCCTTGCGTCGGATGCCCAGCAACCAGCGCACCGCCGGCCGTGCCGGAAGGAAGCGCACGCGCCCTCCGGTGTGCGCCTGCCACCTAGTCACCCACCTCCGGCAGAAACCGCAGTCCCCGTCGTACAGCACCAGCGGTCGCGACGTCAGGCCCAGACGCATGGCTCTCTCCCGGTCTCTCCTGGGAAAGATGGGAGTCCCCCTTGCCCCTTCGAAGCCCCGTGCCTGCTCGCCTGCTGACCGAGAGGCCCAGCGGGCTCATTCGGGGGCTTTCCCGGGCAGTGCCTAGCTTTGCTCGCATGAGCGAGCCGAAGACGAAGGCCACGGACCTGGATGAGATCGTCCCAGGTGTCTACAACTGGCACGTGCGGGATGACCGCATCGGCGCGCGCAGTGACGCCTATGCGGTGGTGGACCGGGATGGTGCCGTCGTCCTGATCGACCCGCTGCCCATCGACGAGTCCCTGCTGCGCCCGCTCGGCACCATCAGCGCCATCGTGCTCACCGCGGGCAACCACCAGCGCTCGGCCTGGCGCTTCCGCAAGCTCTTCCACGTACCCGTGTGGGCCCCGGAGAACGCTCACGGCCTCGAAGAGGAGCCGGACAACTTCTACGCCAGCGGCGCCTCCCTCCCCGGAGGCCTGAGCGCGTTCCACACGCCCGGCCCCGCCGAGGTCATGTTCACCCTCTGGTGGCAGCAGACCCCTCGGGGCGTCGTGTTCATCTCCGACCTGCTCACCCACGAGGGGCGCGGCCGGCCGGAGTTCGTCCCCGGCCAGTACCAGGACGACCCGATGCGCACCCGCGTGAGCGTCCAGCGCGTGCTGGACCACCTCCCCGCGGACACCCTCTGCTTCGCCCATGGCGAGCCCATCGTGGGGGCGGGCAAGTCCGCGCTCCGGCTCGCGCTGGAGCTCGATGACGAGCAGCCCTCGGCGCCCGCGCCCTGAGGCTCACTTCGCCGCGGGCGTCTCCTCGAGCTGGCAGTTCATCGCCAGCTTGAGCACCACCTCTTCCAGCGTCACCACCTGCTGCTCCACCGCGCCCGGCGGCGCGCAGTTGGCGAGCCGCAGCGGCCGATCGCCCTGCGCCACCGCGGCGAAGGCCTGCGCCTGCTCCACCCAGCGCTTCATCAGCTCGGCGCGGTGGGCTTCCGGATTCTTGAGCTGAACCGCCGGCTCGGAGAACGTCGTCCCGAGCCCCGCCTTCTCCGCCGCCGCACGCGCCTGGTCTCCCACGCGGAGGAGCGCGGTCATCAGCTCGGCGCGCCCCCAGTAGTCCAGCGTCGGCGGCAGCGTCACCTCCAGGCTCCCGTGGACCGAGACCCTGCGGCCCACCTTGTTGTCCTCCAGGGAGACGGGCTGGACTCCGACCCCTCGCATCCGCACCGCCAGCTCCGCCTTCGTGGTGTCCTGCGCCGTGCGCACATACGGCTCCACCGCGGCCTTGAGCGCCGGCACCACACCGTCCACCGAGGCCGTGTCCTTCCAGAAGGAGAAGGAGACCACCATCAGATCCGGCCGCACCACCGTGTCGGCGCTCGAAGGCGTCCCCGGCACGGCCGGCATCGGGTTGCTCTTCTCGCGATAGCTCGACGCATAGGAGATGCCCCGGCCCCCATCACCGCAGGACGTCCACAGCAGGGTCAGCAGCATGCAGCAGGAAAGCAGCGAACGACGCAGGGACATGGCACGAGGCTCCACGGGCAGAGACGGTCCCGGGCCTTACTCCAGGGGCCCCTCGCGCACCAGCACGTGGCCTTCCTCCAACCCCGGCGGCACCAGGTGCAGCACCTCTCCCGCCTCAGCGCGCTCCAGCAGCCTCCGCAGCGCCGCCGTGTCCTTCACGGACACCCGCATCGTGGGGGCCACGGTGAGCCGGCGCTCCATGGCCGCCACCTGGCGCGCTTCGTCCTCCAGCTCCGTCTCGTAGAGGAAGCTCTGCTCCACATACTCATGAGCGCCCGGCACCCGCCCCACCAGCCGCAGCGGCCCCAGGCGCGTGTGGACGCGCACGCTCGGGTTGTGCCACTGCGCCACGCCTCGCAGGCGCCGCGCGCGCAGCATCCTCAGCGTCAGCATCTTCGCCCACATCCCGGCACGGATGCCGCGCACGAAGCTCAGCAGCGAGACTCCGATGAAGACCCCGGACACCACCGAGGGCGCCGCGTAGTAGGCCGCGCCGACGGTCAGCGCTTCGTCCGGAAGCCCCAGCCGCTCACGCGCCGAGTCCTCGAGCAGCCTCGCCGGACAGCGCAGCAGGCCGATGGCTCCCGGTAGCAGGTAGAGATCCGACACCACCCAGCTCGGAGTCCCCAGCGCACCGAACGCGAGCTGGTTCAGCTCCCGGTACTGCAGCACCAGCGCTCCGTGCTCCTCGGCTGGCAGGAAGGTCGCCGGGACTCCCGCGGGCTTCAGGTCCAGTGCCTGCGCGTTGGCGGAGGCACCCAACGCCGCGAGCGACAGCTCCGGGTGACGCGAGAAGAAGTCAGCGGCCAGCCCGTGCATGTCAGCCCTCGGCCTCCATTCGCGCCGCCACCGCGGACAGGCGGTGCTCCTCCGGGACGGTGAACGAACCCGGCTCCAGCCGCGCCTGGGAGACCAGGCACCGGGACGCGCCGCCCCCCTTTTCGCACAGCTCCCGCATGACAAACGGGATAACGCGCATGCCCTGCGCCTCCACCAGGGCTCGCACCCGCTCCGGGACCACGCTCGGCGCGAGCAGCTCCCGCCCGAACGGCAAGCCATTGGTGGCGTAGCGGCGGATCTCCTCTCCCGTCACCGGCAGCAGCCGCTCTCGGCCGAAGCGCTGCTCCAGCAGGGCGTGGGAGGCTGGCGTCATGACCTCCGCGCATACCAGCATCCGGTCCACCGCGGGCAGTGGCAGCAGGGCCATGTTGCCGTGGAAGGCGGGCTCGCGCAGCTCGATGCGCAGCACCTCGCCCGGGAAGTACCGCGCCGCCGCCTCCATGCCCTCGAGGTTCGTGCGGACTCCGTGAAAGAGGAGCGTCGCCCCGTCGAAGGTCGCCACGTCCCCATGCGCCTCCCAGATGCCCACGCCCAGGTCCACCACCTCCAGGCCCATGCGCTGGGCCAGCCCGGACCAGTGCGCCTGTTCGCCCTGGCGGTG
Coding sequences within:
- a CDS encoding lipase maturation factor family protein, whose translation is MRLGLTSRPLVLYDGDCGFCRRWVTRWQAHTGGRVRFLPARPAVRWLLGIRRKEARRAMQLIEPSGAVFQGAEAAFRMLLSSPRRGTRWAARLGLLPGVRSVTRGVYRVIASHRVQASRLDRLLYGRRYVGPADYRQVRWLFLRLLGGTFLIAFTSLGRQVPGLFGSRGIRPVKDWVGSEQLQTLGKERFHLLPSVFWLDASDAALVRGARAGQLLSLALLFNVAPRTSAALLWALYLSYVSVGREFLSFQWDALLLEMGLLAVVTAPGGVRPGLGRESPSALDVALFRALLLRLYLGSGLSKLQSGDRTWRELTACNHYYETAPLPTRGGWYAHQLPQRLQKASTAATLVMETAVPVLTLLPRRPRQLAFALFGLLQGTIFATGNYGFFNLQSLVLGLWLLDDEALARVLPLGPVEPARPRPLWRTLLGGAAALPLLVLGARELLARFGLPRQLPRALERLEEWARPLRAVNSYGLFSVMTVERPEISIEGSEDGEHWREYPFRYKVSRLDQAPRQVAPHQPRLDWQMWFAALGSPPSWFLSLLVRLLEGSPEVLALLERNPFPERPPRYVRAVLYDYRMTDPATRRSTGAWWKREQLGLYVPPVALGLGARTHRGPLLQWNVEA
- the traA gene encoding outer membrane exchange protein TraA family protein; this encodes MLVCLASTAQAAKLPDVVVTGDPVVPSPGQSGTGLCVANSISTDPNVDFPESTSAFIGGLNDFMERTAASRVTYVLRAPFDLSNNHTNTPQASRGDFLDAIQGCPSYGCGFFINDTTTPFGSRFRGYLNVTPDMVGKVLHFGFYTDDAVSFTIFDKANTQYQVINRPPVRFQYTWRSTNNVTFLQSGLYPVEVLYAQGTDHAALEMSLFEGVFSDFEQTAATSASLRQADFLLVSPEKFFQTETGRPSGTPTAPQDLNQCAQCNRANANTPGNGGCGLNSGFYCNGAALCAPCDTSRVCGPSCSPCGASTPNCINVNGTFTCVECTVDGQCPNGRCDPSTNTCKGCNDDADCPQTGRCDTATNTCQGCNDDTDCPADQVCDVPNATCVECNRDEDCPPDEVCAPEFKECRECNQDSECERGKSCSNHQCVTCSTNDSCAGNSCNCCPGNTQCASPTPGASPSCVECTTDSQCLGGQKCDTINGRCVDTVPECNTSDRCGAECVKCPTERPFCLDGQVCVTCRNDLECGSGQFCLSGECASCTTDRHCGSRCEACEPATPFCLTDGTTAGSACVACRNNSDCGTGGQCNPATFTCTNPTGCEQNCAEQGLVCNGSACVQCFADAHCPCGGSCDLSTNTCTEQCEDSGDCLGVEYCSPLTQECERGRRKPGTSPQGGSFCCETTTADLTSTGTGAFLAMLLVGFLLLHSRRSL
- the traB gene encoding outer membrane exchange protein TraB yields the protein MKRSLTTALALALGLAATAATAQDARFDVQLFRPSGAPQDVVMVGQSRPLAHMSASGGFFLNFSLDPLVLVNKSGDSSKKVLSLVGNRLQLDAMATVGVFDWAELGVDMPLVLAQGGDNLEAIGSEGAIKGYVLGDLRLTGKVAVPGLRRRPEDSGLGAAITFGLGLPTGDQEAFASDGELTYSPGLLVDYRFESGILLSGTAGLWDRPDRVFNGTTVGDMAPFGIAAEVPILRGSGITAVGMVHGAVGLDKLPDEPRNIPAELLFGLRWYSSTGLTFTVGGGGGCGCSLQAPSLRFFTSIVWVPAKTAEWEAIEKFKEPPEPPPPPPPDSDGDSVTDDLDVCPKEPGRADRGGCPIRDADGDGVEDSLDKCPQVAAGPDGKGGCPLVRIQGNKILILEQVNFATDQDVILSESFPILEEVSQVLKTHPEINRLLVEGHTDARASDDYNLDLSNRRAASVRRYLEESGVSTERLCSQGFGRTKPLAENDTEEGMALNRRVEFTILPPAAEGEPRCPGDPVEKPGKKKGGKRAPASTPLPAPTKPAEKP
- a CDS encoding MBL fold metallo-hydrolase; translated protein: MSEPKTKATDLDEIVPGVYNWHVRDDRIGARSDAYAVVDRDGAVVLIDPLPIDESLLRPLGTISAIVLTAGNHQRSAWRFRKLFHVPVWAPENAHGLEEEPDNFYASGASLPGGLSAFHTPGPAEVMFTLWWQQTPRGVVFISDLLTHEGRGRPEFVPGQYQDDPMRTRVSVQRVLDHLPADTLCFAHGEPIVGAGKSALRLALELDDEQPSAPAP
- a CDS encoding dimethylarginine dimethylaminohydrolase family protein — protein: MIDLFLMSPPGPTWALRGRANFRSQGAGQVDARAARQEWLGFARALESRGAMVVALPSPSAELTGMPYAAESGHILARKGAAPLFLLPRMFSAHRQGEQAHWSGLAQRMGLEVVDLGVGIWEAHGDVATFDGATLLFHGVRTNLEGMEAAARYFPGEVLRIELREPAFHGNMALLPLPAVDRMLVCAEVMTPASHALLEQRFGRERLLPVTGEEIRRYATNGLPFGRELLAPSVVPERVRALVEAQGMRVIPFVMRELCEKGGGASRCLVSQARLEPGSFTVPEEHRLSAVAARMEAEG